In the Streptomyces cinnamoneus genome, AGACCCGCGTCGCGTCGGCCGGTGGCACCCAGGACACCGCGAAGATCCGCGCCTGGGCCAAGGAGAACGGCTACAACGTCAACGACCGCGGCCGCGTCCCGGCGGAGATCCGCGAGGCGTACGAGAAGGCCAACGCCTGATCCTGGGCCTGATCACCCGGCCCTCCCGGCCGATTCTCCGGCGGCTGGTCCCTGCGCGCCCTCCCAGCGCGCAGCAGTCGGGAGCGGTGGCACTCCGTGGCCGCCGTGCTCACGAGCCGTACGAGATCGGGGGCGCCGACGTCGCCCCCGAGGCCGGTCTCCGGCAGTGTCCGTTCCACCTCGCACCCCGGCTCGGGAGGTCGCACCCACACGGCCTCCACGGCCCCAGGGCCCTCCAGGGCCTCCTGGCGCCGGCCGGCGGCCGAGCGGCCCTCCCAGGGCGCCGGCGCGACGATGCGGCCGCCCGTGCCCAGCGCCGTGAGCCCCAGGGCGACGCCGCCCCAGTCCAGCCAGCCGAGCAGCTCCGGCAGCTCGTCCGCGCTGCCCTGGGCCGTCAGGAACCACATCCGCCCGGCCCGCCGGTCCAGGGCGACCGGGCCCGTCGCCGGCACCCGCCCGAGCACGGCGAAGCCGGCCTCCTCGGGCACGCCCAGGGCGTCGAAGCGGACTCCGGTGAGCAGGCCCATCGGCCGCACGGCCGTGGCCGGCGCGGTCGGCCAGCCGAGGACGCACTCGTACCACTGGCGCCAGCGCCGCCGGGGACGCGGAGGCCTCGGCGGGGGCGACTCGGCCAAGGGGTGGCATGGGCGCCGGAGGACTACCGTCATGAACGGTGCAACTGCGGAAAACCCAAGAGGTTACGCAC is a window encoding:
- a CDS encoding SCO3374 family protein — translated: MAESPPPRPPRPRRRWRQWYECVLGWPTAPATAVRPMGLLTGVRFDALGVPEEAGFAVLGRVPATGPVALDRRAGRMWFLTAQGSADELPELLGWLDWGGVALGLTALGTGGRIVAPAPWEGRSAAGRRQEALEGPGAVEAVWVRPPEPGCEVERTLPETGLGGDVGAPDLVRLVSTAATECHRSRLLRAGRARRDQPPENRPGGPGDQAQDQALAFSYASRISAGTRPRSLTL